AAGAGAATATTAAATAGCCCCTGGGAGAACATAGGCAAAAAGTATAAATCAAATGATATAGTGGATGGAATAGTAAGTAAAGTTATAAATATAGGTGCTTTTATAGAAATTGAACCTGGGCTTGAGGGCTTGGTTCACATATCCGAGATATCGCAAGAGCATATTACTACACCTGAAGAAGTTCTAAAAGTGGGGGATAAGGTAAAAGTAAAAATACTTAATATAGATGAAAAAGCTAGTAGAATATCATTGAGTATAAAAGAAGTTCAGGATAAATTTTCTCCGAATTTTAAAGAATATAAAGAATATTTAGATAAAGATAATGATAAAATTACATTAGGAGATCTATTTAAGGATAAACTAAAAGATATGAAATTTAATTAAAAAGATACTTAACTTTTTCAAATTAATTATATGATCTATGATAAATATTAATGCTTAAAGTTTAGAATAAAAAATTTAGAATGGATAAATAATAAACGAATAATTATGTAATAAAATGTTGTAAGATATATAGTTTTATATGTATTATTGAATAGAGAAAAAGTGTAGTGATAGATGAAAGTTGGTGTTAATATGGATTATAGAGTTTCAGATATGCTAAATATATCTGAACTTAAGGATTTTATGGAAAGTATCTATAATATGACAGGAGTAGCATGTGTTATTAAAGACATTCAAGGAGAAGTAATAAATATGGTTTCCGAATATAATATGTTTGATAACTTAGAAAGTAATGATTGTCATTTCAATATACTTAATCAAATTAATAGGGGAAAAAAGGTGGCAATTCATAAGTGCAATAATGGATTGGTTTATGTAGGCATACCTATATTTATGATAAAAAAACATGTTGGAACTATATTTTTAAGCCCTGTATTTTTTAAAGAAAGTCATAGAGAACCCTTTGAAAGATGGCTAAATTTTGATGATTCGCATAAACAAGAGTATTTGGTAAATATAGAAAAAATACCTGTTATAGGATGGAGAAAATTAAAAAAGATTATTAAATTTTTTTGCAGTTCTTCTTTAATATTAGGCAGAATAGGAGATAGAATTATTAAAGATTTAGATAAAAATGAAATGTTAAATCAAAGTTATAGAAAGCTTTCAGATGTATATAAACGGTTGAGTATAGCACAAAATGAATTAAGATCTCAATATGATGAAATTGAAAAGATAGCCTATTATGATCAGTTAACGGGACTGCCAAATTGGAATTTTTTTGGTATAGAAGTTGAGGATAGAATCAAAAAGAATCCTGATGAAGGATTCTCCATATTTCAAATAGATTTGGATAATTTCAAAAATGTAAATGATATATTTGGATATGAATATGGAGATAAATTACTAAGGGAAATAGGAAATACTTTAAATTCACTACATATGGGAGTAGTTTCAAGATCCTCTGGAAATGAGTTTTTGATTTTGAAAGATAGATGTGAAAGTATAGAGAGTTTAAATGATACTGCCGAATATATCCTAAATACTATAAGTGGACTTTGGAATTTAGATGGAAATGAAATATTGATATCAGTCAGTATAGGTATAACAGTTTATCCCAAGCATGGAGATAAGTTTACTACATTGATTAGAAATACAGATATAGCTTTAAATAAAACCAAACTGCTGGGAAAAAATTCATATAAACTATTTGAAAAATCCATGTATGATGAAATTCTAAAAAAGGCAGAAATGGAAAAAGAGTTAAGAAGAGCAGTACAGAATAATGAATTTATCTTATACTACCAGCCCCAGGTAGACCTAAAGACTAGAAAGGCCGTAAGTTTTGAAGCTTTAATTAGATGGAAAAATCCAAAGTTGGGATGGGTTATGCCTTTAGATTTTATAAGTCTGGCGGAAGAAACGGGACTTATAGTACCTATAGGAGAATGGGTTCTTAAGACTGCTTGTATGCAAAATAAAGTGTGGAAGAGTAAAGGATATCCCTATGATTTTATATCCATAAATGTTTCCCCTATACAATTGAAGGATAAAAATTTTTTAAATATAGTAAAAAAGATTCTAAGAGAAACTCAGTTGGAGTCACAGCATCTGGAAATAGAGATAACTGAAAGTGTTATGATGGAATCTCTTGAGGGAAATTTAAAGGTTATAAATGAACTTAAAAGTATGGGTATAAGAGTAGCATTAGATGATTTTGGAAGTGGATATTCTTCTTTAAATTATTTAAAGAGTATTCCAATAAATACTCTTAAGATTGATAAAACCTTTATAGATGGAATATGTAAAGATTCTTATAAAGATATTATAACAGAAGAAATAATAAAGCTAGCCCATAGGATGGAACTGGAAGTAGTAGCAGAAGGAGTAGAGGGAGAGGAACAAATACAATCTTTGCGGGGAAAAAATTGTAACAAAATTCAAGGATATTACTTTGGAAAACCTATGCCTTCAGAACATATAGAAACTTTATTTAAAAAACAATCTGCAATATGATTCTTAAACTGAAAAGAAGTGGCTATATTATCAGCCAATTCTAAAGATCCTCTATTTTTTAAGATAGAGGATCTCTATTTAAATTACTATGAATGAGAAAATGCAAATGGAAATCCTTTATAACTCCCATATATCATAGGGAATTAATGGCAGACTTTCTAAATCACTTCCTCGATCAATATCAGGTCTTGTGGTTATAAATTCTTTTAATATAATTTCTGCTCCTCTTTTCCAGGTTTTATAACCAGTGCTTACTAATGTTATATATTTATCACCCTTTTTAATATTTTCTATAACTTCTTCTATTGGTTGATCCTGGAAGCTATCACTAAATTTATCTTCTCCCGTTACTTCACAAACTCTAACTTTTGTGATATGTGCATCACCCTTAGTACAATTATAATTTTCATATTCTACTTTAATAATTCCATATTCCATACTATCATCTCCTCTCATTACACTATTATACCATTTTTGCAGAGACAGCCAATATACTCTAACTATAATAATTTGACTTATTTTTCAGGGTATGAAGATAGAGATAAAATTCAATATAAATTTTTAAAATATACTTTAAAATCTAAAGGATAGCCGCAGCTCAAAATCTAAAAGGAAAATATTTTGCCATATAAATTTTTACTGTGATGAACTGATATATTTAAAAAAAGTATTGACAACCTAAGTATAAAAGTGTATAGTATCTATCAACAGATATGTATGGCATCAATGGTGAAATTTTTAAAAATAGTTAAAATAAAAAACTTCTTATCTAGAGAGACGGAGGGACTGGCCCTATGATGTCCGGCAACCAATATTTTTGATTAAGAATGTATGGTGCCAATTCCAGCAGGTGTGCCTGAAAGATGAGAGAAAATGTGAAGATTTAAACTTCCTGTATGTTTTCTCATTAGGGAGTTTTTTATTTGGTAGAATTGGTTCACTGGATAAACTGGAGACTAATCAAATTTAAAATTTGATTAGTCTTTTTAGTAAGGGGGAAAAATAAAATGAATGAGATCTATCTTTTTTCATATTCCATGTATTGCTGCAAATAAGCTCAATCGTATTTAAAAATTTTTTAATTAAAATCAATAAATCACAAACTTCGACATTATTTTTTAAAAAATATTGACAAGGTAATTATAACAGTGTATATTAAATATCAATAAATATGACTGATATGATTGACAGTGAATTTCAAAAGTGGTTAAAATAGAAAACTTCTTATCTAGAAGGACGGAGGGACTGGCCCTATGACGTCCGGCAACCAACATTTTTCATTAGAATGTATGGTGCTAATTCCAGCAGGTAGAACCTGAGAGATGAGAGAATACGAGGATTCAAACTTCCTGTATTTTCTTACAAGGAAGTTTTTTTATTTTATCCGAACGCTACCAGTGCTAATACTCCCATCTTCTTCAAAGTGGGAGATAAGCACTGCTATGCGCCTGGATAAGTTCTCCTAAGGTTCAGATGGAGATAAGCAGTCCCTACAGCAAACTCCACCTGAACCTAAGAATCACTTGATAAAATTGAATTTAGTGAAATTAGTCGACTGGATAAACTAGAGACTGATCAAATCAAAAATTTGATCAGTCTTTTCTATTTATTGCTGTATTGCTACTGCTGTAAATAAAATAATTTAATCTCTTGTGCTAGTTAATTATTTTGGCATAATTTGATTTACAGATAGAAAAACTCCAACATAATATATTAACCTTTCATTAAAAATGAGCAAATAATCAATGGGGATAACATATATGTCAGAGCTTCTTAATACAATATTATTTTACCATAAATATTGAAAATTTGAAAGACTTTATTAATCTAATTCGTTGGATTAATAATCAAAATAATGAAAATACATGTGTTAATTTTAATAGCACAAGATATAAATTTAATATGTTTTTGATGATTATGATTGACTAGATAAACTAGAGATCTGGGAAACTTAAATATTTTTGTATTAGTTTTCTTGGTCTCTTTTATTTAATGAGAATTTAATAGAAATACAAAAAATAAATACAGGGGGTTTCGTAATGAGTCAAGAAGCGGTTCAAGCTATTTTAAAACCTGATTTCAGCACTGATGTTAAATTGCAAGTTAAAAATATTACAAAAAAATTTATTATAAGAAAAAAGCAAGGCGGGGAATATTCTACTGTAACTATACTAGACAATATAAGTCTTGAAGTGAAAAAAGGGGAATTTCTTGTAATTGTTGGGCCAAGCGGTTGCGGTAAGACCACGCTCCTTGATATTTTTGGCGGACTTTCCAAACCAACAGAGGGTACTGTAAGTATTGATGGTGAAATCGTAGATGAACCTGATTTGAACAGGGGAATAGTTTTTCAACAGTATGCACTGTTTCCATGGCTTACAGCTGCCGAGAATGTGGGATTTGTACTAGAAAGTCAAAATGTTAAGAAAAAGGAACGGGATAAAATTGTAGATGAACTTTTAGAATTGGTAGGACTTTCAGGTTTTAAAAATCATTACCCACACCAATTGAGCGGAGGAATGAAGCAGAGAGCAGCCATTGCAAGAGCATTGTCCTTTGAGCCTGATATACTGCTCATGGATGAACCTTTTGGAGCTCTTGATTCTCTTACCAGGGAAATTCTACAAAGAGAGCTTCTTAGAATAAGAAACAAGACAGGCAAGACCATAATATTTATCACTCATAGCATTGATGAAGCTGTTTTTCTTGCGGACAGGGTGGTAGTTATGACGGTTAGACCAGGAACTATAAAGAAAATTGTAAAAATACCACTGTCCCGCTGTTCCAGACTGGAAAATGAGGATATTAGATCCACAGGGGAATTTGTACAAACACGTCAAAATTTATGGGCATTGATAAAAGAAGAGGTTTTTAAAAGTCAGAAATATTCTAAAGAAGAAAGGAAGTGATAAGATGCAAAAAGAAGTTCATTTTTCAGAGATAAGACCAGGAGTCGAGAAAGTTAAATCCAAATTTATAAATGTCTATCAGCGAACTATTGTTATTATTGTTGTTTTAGCTATATGGGAGGTTGCACCCCGATTCAATTTAATTGATCCCGTATTTATACCGCCTCCATCTGCAATAGTATCTGCCCTAGTGAAATTGATTTTGTCCAATGAACTGATAAAATTGATAGCTGCTAGTATGCAAAGAGCAGTAATTGGTTATGCTATAGCAGTTGTTTTGGCTATTCCATTGGGATTCCTTGTGGGGTGGTTTAAAAAATTTGAAAAGTATATGGATCCATTGTTCCAGACTTTACGTCAGGTCAACACCATGACTATTTTGCCTTTATTTATTCTGCTGCTGGGGATAGGCGAGGCTTCAAAAATAGCTATGATAGCTTTTGCAAGTTTTTGGTCTACTTTCATGAATACAGTGAGTGCAGTTAAAGGTGTCGACCCGCTGTATATAAAATGTGCCAGATCAATAAAGCTCTCCAACAGTAAAATATTTAGAAAGGTGGTTTTGCCATCAGCCATCCCGTCTATTTTTACTGGATTAAGATATAGTGCCTCTGTAGCACTTCTATTATTGATAACCACTGAAATGTTAGGTGGTACCAGTGGACTTGGATATGCAATTACCAATTGGCAGATGCTTTTTCAGACGGATAAAATGTGGGCAGGCATTGTTACAATGGCCGTAATTGGATTGATTATAAATAATATTTTTGTGTGGTTTGAAAAGAGATTGACCTATTGGAAGTATGATTTCCATCAGTAAACTAGAGTTTAAATTATAAAGCAGAGGAGTTATTATTATGAAAAAAAAATTTAAATTTTTAACGCCGCTTAAAATTGTATCAGTTTTTGTAGTATTGGTATTAGGATTAACAGCATGTGGAACAAGCAGTGCAGGGAATTCAACATCGAATAAAAAAACAGCAGCATCGGGGAAAGTAACTACTGTAAATGTAGCTGGATATTGGGGGGCAGGAGGTCTTACTACCTATGATCCACTAATAGTTGCACAAAAGCTGGGATATTTTAAAAACATCAAAATTGTAGATTCCAGTGTACCAGTAGGGGCTGATACACTAGCAGCTCTTACATCCGGACGTGTTCAGGCAGCTCATCTCCAGTATTCAATTGCTATAAGTGCTGTGGCAAAAGGTGCAAAGTTAAAAGCAGTTGCAGCTGCACATGGCGGACAAAATACTTCTAATCTACATTTCTATGTACCAAAAGATAGTCAGATTAATGGTCCCGAGGATTTAAAGGGCAAGTCAATTGGTGGTATTAGGATTGGCGATTCTGCATATTATGGTCTTTCGGATTGGCTGAAAAAAGGTGGAGTATCAATAAATGATGTTAAATTTGTTACAGTACAACCAGGTGAGACATTTCAGGTATTGGAGAAAAATCAATTAGCAGGAGTAGGAACCTGGTCAGATTTTGAACAAAAACCTATAGAAGAATCAGGTAAATATCGTGTGCTATTTACTGTATATGATCTTTTTCCAAAAGGACTTATTCACTGTGGGTTGTTTCTCAACCAGAAGTTTATAGATGAAAATCCTGAAGCAGTTAAAGAACTTACTGTTGGCTTTGAAAAGGCAAATACCTGGCTTCAGGAAAATCCAGAAAAAGGTAAAGAGCTGCATGTTCAAATCGCAAAAGAAAGAGGATTGGATTCATCTGCAATAGAAAAATATTATTCTGTAGTTGATATTAGACCTCACTCACTGGCAAAAAATAGCGATGCCCAATATTTTATAGATAAATTGGAGGAATATGACTATATACCAAAAGGAAAAGTTAAAGTGTCAGATGTACTTACAAATGAGTTTAACCCTTATGATAGTAAAAGTGAGTAATATTTTGGGTGTAGGAACTCTATTGGCTTTCCCGGGCAGCATAATAGGAGCCATAGTGGCCTATCCGATGGCAAGTTTCTTGATTTCATTTGCTTTAGTTTAATTTTATTTTAAAAATAAAATTCAATATAAAATGTAGGGAGGATATTATTATGTCAAAAGAACAGAAAAAGGAAATAGATCTTACTCAAAGCACTAGTCCCATTAGAGAAGATAGCTTAGGAAGCATTAAAGCTTTTTCAGGTAAGGTAAGTGATTTGATAAATGGGAAACGTGTTGGCGAAAATCTAGCTTGGCGTGAGCATGAGTTTCAGCAGACAGGAGGATGCCTTTTGACCCAGACTGTAGGGAGACTTGTAACTATAAGGGATTCTGCACTTATTGTCCATGGACCTGTGGGGTGCGCTCAGGGTACAAATAGTTATAGGGAAATATATCAGGGAATTCCTGAAAAATCCAGGGCATGGAGGGGAGATGTGGAACTTCATTCAGTGAGCAGCAATCTTACGGAAAGTGATATTGTGTTTGGAGGAGAAAGGAAACTGAGGCTGGCAATAAAAGAGGCAGCTGGAAGATATAATCCAAAGGCAATTATAATTGCTTGTTCCTGCGCTTCAGGAGTTATGGGTGATGATATAGACGGTATAGTGGCATCGATTCAACCTGAAGTAGAGCCTATACTTGTTCCTGTACACTGCGAGGGCTTCAGATCTCAAATATCACAGAGTGCTTTTGATAGTTCATCTCATGCCATAGTGAAATATATAGTTGAAAAACCTAAAAAAAGGCAAAAGGATTTGGTGGGTGTGATAGCCCCTATGAGTGTGACATTGGGGGATAAAAATGATCTCATAAGAATGTTCAATAAAATTGGTTTGAGGGTAATATTTATTCCGGATTTTGCTACAGTAGATGAATTAAAGGAAATTTCGGAAGCAGCGGTGATTGCACCTACATGCCAGTCATACGGGCAGTATATGCAGAAAGCTCTTTATGAAAATTATGATACACCTTATTTCCTTGATCCAGCTCCGCTTGGGATTGAAAATACTAAAATATGGTTTAGAGAGGTAGCTAAGTATACAGGCAAGGAAAAAGAAGTAGAACAACTTATAAAAGAAGAATTGGATTTTGTACTGCCTAAATTGAATGAGCTCAAAAAATCATTTAAGGGTAGGGAAGCAAGTATTTATGTATCTGCAGGTCAAGCTAGGGCTGTATTTATTCCGAGGTTTGCAACTGAGTTGGGTATTGATGTAGCAGCGGTTAATACTTTGGAATTGGATCCCAATATAGTGGATGAATTTGAAGAGGTGTATAATGAAATCGGTGATTTTGAAGTACATGCATCGGATTATCAGCCTTTTGAACAGAGTCATTTATTAAACAGATTGAAACCTGATCTTTATACAGGTTGTGCATTTATGGGTCTTTATAAAAGGGAGGGCAGTCAGCTTAGGAATCACTCTTTTCTTTCTGATTTTTCACCACAGTCAAATCAATTTTTCTTCAGGGGTATATTGAATTATGGAACTATTCTGGAACGTGCTTTGAAAAATCCTTCCCTCAATAAAACATTGTACAGGGAGACTCCAAGCCCATACAAATCATGGTGGTACGAGCAGGACGATATTGAAGTTTATATTAAACAAAAAAAATCGTATGCGGAAAAAAAATAAATTCGGGAGGAGAGGATAGGTTTGTCAGATAGCATTCAAAAACTAAAACTACAGGAAGTGGAAAGTGATAAGAGGGTTCTGGAAAATCCTAAATATACTTGTGCATTGGGAGGGGCACTTTCGGTTATTACCAATATTCACAGGGCAGTGCCTATAATTCATGCAGGAATAGGCTGCGGTATGAATCAAATGCTTAGTTATAGAGCTGCAGGTGCCCAGCAGGGTGTGGGATATGTAAGTGGATTAAGTATTCCTTCCAGCAATCTTTCGGAGAGAGATGTTGTATTTGGTGGAGAAATAAGACTCAGGGAAGAGATTCGTTCTACAATAGATCTCATTGACGGGGATTTTTACTTTGTGGCAAATGGCTGCATTGCAGGAATGATCGGAGATGATGTTGAGGGAATTGTAAATGAATTTTCAGAGGAGCCAACTCCTGTATTGTATGTCGATTCAAGCGGGTTCAGAGGAAACACCTATTTTGGGTATGAAGCGGTTTTTGAGGCTGCTGTGGAACAGTTGGTTAAGCCCCTGCCTAAGGAAAAAGGACTGGTAAATATACTGGGGTTTGTACCATATCAGGATATATTCTGGAGAGGAAACTTACGTGAAATAAGAAGACTGCTCGATAAAATTGGATTGAAGACAAACCAGGTAATAGGGGATTTCAGCGGTATTGAGGGATTGAAAAAACTTTCTGCGGCAGAATACACTATAGTAGTGTCTCCTTGGGTTGGAAGAAAAACTGCAAGGCTCTTGGAAGAGAAATTTGACATACCCTATGTTAATTTTCCCAATATACCTGTAGGACCAAGGGATTCCAGTGAGTTTTTACATGCCATAGGAGAAAAAGTAGGCATATCCAGAGCAAAGATTGAGAAAGTGGTTGCAGAAGAAGAGAGAGAAGCTTATGAAGATCTCAACATCATAGGAGATGTCTGCTCAAGATTTTCAGCATCACTTCCCTTTGCAGTAGTTTCCGGATCAGCAACAGCTGTGGGGATCACCAGATTTTTAACAAATGAAGTAGGATTTACTCCAAAACTTGTAATCATAAATGACGATCCGCCAGCTGATACCAGGAAAGAAATATTAGAGAGGATCAAGAATCTTGGCGATAAAAATACTGTAGTTGAAAGTGGTGGAATTAATCCCAAAGTTATTTTTGAAATAGATTCCTATGAGATACATGAACATTTGAGAAATGCTTATTTCAGGGTGATTTTTGCAAGTTCCCAGGAGAGATATGAAGCTGAAGGTAAAAGGCAGATACATTTAAGTGTAACATTCCCAGCAGAGAATCGTGTTGTCGTAAGAGATACTTACACGGGATACGGCGGAGGAATCTCACTTATAGAAGATTT
This genomic interval from Clostridium kluyveri contains the following:
- a CDS encoding EAL domain-containing protein; the encoded protein is MKVGVNMDYRVSDMLNISELKDFMESIYNMTGVACVIKDIQGEVINMVSEYNMFDNLESNDCHFNILNQINRGKKVAIHKCNNGLVYVGIPIFMIKKHVGTIFLSPVFFKESHREPFERWLNFDDSHKQEYLVNIEKIPVIGWRKLKKIIKFFCSSSLILGRIGDRIIKDLDKNEMLNQSYRKLSDVYKRLSIAQNELRSQYDEIEKIAYYDQLTGLPNWNFFGIEVEDRIKKNPDEGFSIFQIDLDNFKNVNDIFGYEYGDKLLREIGNTLNSLHMGVVSRSSGNEFLILKDRCESIESLNDTAEYILNTISGLWNLDGNEILISVSIGITVYPKHGDKFTTLIRNTDIALNKTKLLGKNSYKLFEKSMYDEILKKAEMEKELRRAVQNNEFILYYQPQVDLKTRKAVSFEALIRWKNPKLGWVMPLDFISLAEETGLIVPIGEWVLKTACMQNKVWKSKGYPYDFISINVSPIQLKDKNFLNIVKKILRETQLESQHLEIEITESVMMESLEGNLKVINELKSMGIRVALDDFGSGYSSLNYLKSIPINTLKIDKTFIDGICKDSYKDIITEEIIKLAHRMELEVVAEGVEGEEQIQSLRGKNCNKIQGYYFGKPMPSEHIETLFKKQSAI
- a CDS encoding DUF3892 domain-containing protein; translation: MEYGIIKVEYENYNCTKGDAHITKVRVCEVTGEDKFSDSFQDQPIEEVIENIKKGDKYITLVSTGYKTWKRGAEIILKEFITTRPDIDRGSDLESLPLIPYDIWEL
- a CDS encoding ABC transporter substrate-binding protein; this encodes MKKKFKFLTPLKIVSVFVVLVLGLTACGTSSAGNSTSNKKTAASGKVTTVNVAGYWGAGGLTTYDPLIVAQKLGYFKNIKIVDSSVPVGADTLAALTSGRVQAAHLQYSIAISAVAKGAKLKAVAAAHGGQNTSNLHFYVPKDSQINGPEDLKGKSIGGIRIGDSAYYGLSDWLKKGGVSINDVKFVTVQPGETFQVLEKNQLAGVGTWSDFEQKPIEESGKYRVLFTVYDLFPKGLIHCGLFLNQKFIDENPEAVKELTVGFEKANTWLQENPEKGKELHVQIAKERGLDSSAIEKYYSVVDIRPHSLAKNSDAQYFIDKLEEYDYIPKGKVKVSDVLTNEFNPYDSKSE
- a CDS encoding ABC transporter ATP-binding protein; translated protein: MSQEAVQAILKPDFSTDVKLQVKNITKKFIIRKKQGGEYSTVTILDNISLEVKKGEFLVIVGPSGCGKTTLLDIFGGLSKPTEGTVSIDGEIVDEPDLNRGIVFQQYALFPWLTAAENVGFVLESQNVKKKERDKIVDELLELVGLSGFKNHYPHQLSGGMKQRAAIARALSFEPDILLMDEPFGALDSLTREILQRELLRIRNKTGKTIIFITHSIDEAVFLADRVVVMTVRPGTIKKIVKIPLSRCSRLENEDIRSTGEFVQTRQNLWALIKEEVFKSQKYSKEERK
- a CDS encoding nitrogenase component 1, which gives rise to MSKEQKKEIDLTQSTSPIREDSLGSIKAFSGKVSDLINGKRVGENLAWREHEFQQTGGCLLTQTVGRLVTIRDSALIVHGPVGCAQGTNSYREIYQGIPEKSRAWRGDVELHSVSSNLTESDIVFGGERKLRLAIKEAAGRYNPKAIIIACSCASGVMGDDIDGIVASIQPEVEPILVPVHCEGFRSQISQSAFDSSSHAIVKYIVEKPKKRQKDLVGVIAPMSVTLGDKNDLIRMFNKIGLRVIFIPDFATVDELKEISEAAVIAPTCQSYGQYMQKALYENYDTPYFLDPAPLGIENTKIWFREVAKYTGKEKEVEQLIKEELDFVLPKLNELKKSFKGREASIYVSAGQARAVFIPRFATELGIDVAAVNTLELDPNIVDEFEEVYNEIGDFEVHASDYQPFEQSHLLNRLKPDLYTGCAFMGLYKREGSQLRNHSFLSDFSPQSNQFFFRGILNYGTILERALKNPSLNKTLYRETPSPYKSWWYEQDDIEVYIKQKKSYAEKK
- a CDS encoding nitrogenase component 1, giving the protein MSDSIQKLKLQEVESDKRVLENPKYTCALGGALSVITNIHRAVPIIHAGIGCGMNQMLSYRAAGAQQGVGYVSGLSIPSSNLSERDVVFGGEIRLREEIRSTIDLIDGDFYFVANGCIAGMIGDDVEGIVNEFSEEPTPVLYVDSSGFRGNTYFGYEAVFEAAVEQLVKPLPKEKGLVNILGFVPYQDIFWRGNLREIRRLLDKIGLKTNQVIGDFSGIEGLKKLSAAEYTIVVSPWVGRKTARLLEEKFDIPYVNFPNIPVGPRDSSEFLHAIGEKVGISRAKIEKVVAEEEREAYEDLNIIGDVCSRFSASLPFAVVSGSATAVGITRFLTNEVGFTPKLVIINDDPPADTRKEILERIKNLGDKNTVVESGGINPKVIFEIDSYEIHEHLRNAYFRVIFASSQERYEAEGKRQIHLSVTFPAENRVVVRDTYTGYGGGISLIEDFLSKFVRP
- a CDS encoding ABC transporter permease — translated: MQKEVHFSEIRPGVEKVKSKFINVYQRTIVIIVVLAIWEVAPRFNLIDPVFIPPPSAIVSALVKLILSNELIKLIAASMQRAVIGYAIAVVLAIPLGFLVGWFKKFEKYMDPLFQTLRQVNTMTILPLFILLLGIGEASKIAMIAFASFWSTFMNTVSAVKGVDPLYIKCARSIKLSNSKIFRKVVLPSAIPSIFTGLRYSASVALLLLITTEMLGGTSGLGYAITNWQMLFQTDKMWAGIVTMAVIGLIINNIFVWFEKRLTYWKYDFHQ